A stretch of Gossypium hirsutum isolate 1008001.06 chromosome A06, Gossypium_hirsutum_v2.1, whole genome shotgun sequence DNA encodes these proteins:
- the LOC107962318 gene encoding ketol-acid reductoisomerase, chloroplastic has product MAATTTTTSFKAALLSTPSISSSTKSTVLKTRFTSSSSSRYSPIPKSLIAHHVSTRTNAIVAKMGTVPSAVSETTSLDFHTSVFQKEKISLADHEEYIVRGGRHLFPLLDDAFKGIKQIGVIGWGSQGPAQAQNLRDSLVEAKSDIVVKIGLRKGSRSFAEARAAGFTEENGTLGDIWETVAGSDLVLLLISDSAQADNYEKVFSHMKPNSILGLSHGFLLGHLQSLGLDFPKNISVIAVCPKGMGPSVRRLYVQGKEINGAGINASFAVHQDVDGRATDVALGWSVALGSPFTFATTLEQEYKSDIFGERGILLGAVHGVVECLFRRYVEDGMSEELAYKNTVECITGIVSKTISTKGMLAVYNSLSEEGKKRFEVAYSASYYPCMEILYECYEDVASGSEIRSVVLAGRRFYEKEGLPAFPMGKIDQTRMWKVGERVRATRAKDDLGPLCPFTSGVFVALMMAQIEVLRKKGHSYSEIINESLIEAVDSLNPFMHARGVSFMVDNCSTTARLGSRKWAPRFDYNLTQQAFVAVDSGAPINQDLISNFLSDPVHESIEVCAKLRPTVDISVPPDADFVRPELRQYS; this is encoded by the exons ATGGCCGCCACCACTACAACCACTTCCTTTAAAGCCGCACTCCTTTCTACACCGTCGATATCTTCATCGACCAAATCAACCGTCCTCAAAACACGCTTTACATCATCATCGTCCTCACGTTATTCGCCGATTCCAAAATCACTGATAGCTCATCATGTCTCTACAAGGACCAACGCCATCGTCGCCAAGATGGGGACAGTCCCTTCGGCAGTGTCTGAGACGACATCGCTTGACTTCCATACCTCCGTTTTCCAGAAAGAAAAGATCTCTCTTGCTGATCACGAAGAG TACATTGTGAGAGGAGGACGGCATTTGTTCCCTTTATTGGATGATGCTTTTAAGGGAATCAAACAGATTGGTGTTATTGGTTGGGGTTCTCAG GGGCCAGCTCAAGCACAGAATCTGAGGGATTCTCTTGTAGAGGCAAAATCTGATATTGTTGTGAAG ATTGGGTTGAGGAAAGGCTCTCGCTCCTTTGCTGAAGCCCGTGCTGCAGGATTTACTGAAGAGAACGGAACTCTGGGGGACATATGGGAAACTGTTGCTGGAAGTGATCTCGTGTTATTGTTGATCTCTGATTCTGCACAG GCGGATAATTATGAAAAGGTCTTCTCCCACATGAAGCCAAATAGCATCCTTGGGCTTTCCCATGGATTTCTTCTTGGCCATTTACAATCGTTGGGGCTTGATTTTCCTAAGAACATCAGTGTAATTGCTGTCTGCCCGAAGGGAATGGGACCTTCTGTGAGGAGACTTTATGTTCAGGGAAAAGAGATAAATGGCGCTGGAATTAATGCTAGTTTTGCTGTCCATCAG GATGTTGATGGTAGAGCTACAGATGTGGCCTTGGGATGGTCGGTTGCCCTTGGTTCTCCTTTTACATTCGCCACCACATTAGAGCAGGAATACAAAAGTGACATTTTTGGGGAGAGAG GCATCTTGCTAGGTGCTGTTCATGGGGTTGTTGAATGCTTGTTTAGAAGGTATGTGGAGGATGGAATGAGTGAAGAATTGGCTTACAAAAACACCGTTGAGTGCATAACAGGAATTGTGTCAAAGACCATTTCAACAAAG GGTATGCTAGCTGTATACAACTCATTGTCCGAGGAAGGCAAAAAGCGATTTGAGGTCGCTTACAGTGCCTCATATTATCCTTGCATGGAAATCCTATATGAGTGTTACGAAGATGTTGCAAGTGGAAGCGAGATTCGCAGTGTTGTTTTGGCTGGGCGTCGGTTTTAT GAAAAGGAGGGCCTACCTGCCTTCCCTATGGGTAAAATTGATCAGACACGGATGTGGAAAGTTGGTGAGCGTGTCCGAGCAACTAGAGCGAAAGATGATTTAGGTCCACTGTGCCCTTTCACTTCTGGGGTTTTTGTGGCGCTAATGATGGCACAG ATCGAGGTCTTGAGAAAGAAGGGCCACTCGTACTCAGAAATCATCAATGAGAGTTTGATTGAAGCTGTTGATTCCTTGAACCCCTTCATGCATGCTCGAGGAGTTTCTTTCATGGTTGATAACTGTTCCACAACCGCACGATTGGGATCAAGAAAATGGGCTCCACGTTTTGATTACAACCTTACTCAACAAGCATTCGTAGCAGTGGATTCAGGTGCTCCCATCAACCAGGACCTGATAAGCAACTTCTTATCTGATCCTGTTCATGAATCTATCGAAGTCTGTGCAAAGCTAAGACCTACTGTTGATATATCAGTGCCCCCAGATGCAGATTTTGTTCGTCCTGAATTGCGCCAATATAGTTAA